A stretch of Castanea sativa cultivar Marrone di Chiusa Pesio chromosome 2, ASM4071231v1 DNA encodes these proteins:
- the LOC142626294 gene encoding uncharacterized protein LOC142626294, giving the protein MKKDQTLASLRGQEPETDEPFTKEDQSQPNAALSTKISISGSPSHDNAPSLNQQHLPAVLHWPCPDQHAVDPTQSPSPIMQSQGQQLPHPQQNPASKLAQYGQPPQFVQPTAPFCMLQRPVYPLSAANAPTTFQLFTPLGTTDFGWQAPGAIGGGTSSSNQPQISNFCYPVGYTYPAFPGTWDPSHFWGQAQQSQSPCTYNVSGAYGYNSLPQSFQRGIIRPEAKLPQKHQKLWDAQSAENVQLWNVINRLQAEIVDYKNRLIRLEIEVSSLKPNVGEPIAQVIGTCSAGQPSKRGKPKKRSANALPSLGESHPRTRARISPPCTTQPESKSHIFEKVILYKVEDKDKASHSATMEPENNENISNIVTTHTIDDMDIKINNLMMPAFHNQVHQEFAGVQIGGFGLNSSSEMKIIDGKVQDLKTGNLNLSQQAKEMANKGASKISSEACGRLSLATDFHDRQEGKIISGWSFANEEDASEELEDAVVGSTKDENEEEMEDDTSSAEEIAQKPDEGTC; this is encoded by the exons ATGAAGAAGGATCAAACACTTGCTTCCTTAAGGGGTCAAGAACCTGAGACAGATGAGCCCTTT ACCAAGGAAGACCAAAGCCAACCCAATGCAGCACTCTCAACAAAGATTAGCATAAGTGGTAGCCCCTCGCATGACAATGCACCTTCCCTAAACCAGCAGCATCTACCAGCTGTTTTACATTGGCCATGCCCAGATCAACATGCTGTGGATCCAACTCAATCACCCTCACCTATCATGCAGAGCCAAGGGCAGCAATTACCACATCCTCAACAAAATCCTGCTAGCAAACTGGCCCAGTATGGACAGCCACCACAGTTTGTTCAACCAACAGCACCATTTTGCATGCTACAGCGACCCGTTTACCCATTATCCGCAGCGAATGCGCCCACTACTTTTCAGCTGTTCACTCCCCTTGGTACAACTGATTTTGGCTGGCAAGCTCCTGGTGCTATAGGAGGAGGAACTTCATCAAGTAACCAACCACAAATTTCTAACTTCTGTTACCCTGTAGGGTACACGTATCCTGCTTTTCCAG GTACTTGGGATCCCTCACATTTTTGGGGTCAGGCACAGCAATCACAATCTCCTTGCACTTACAATGTCTCAGGAGCATATGGCTACAATTCTTTACCACAATCTTTTCAAAGAGGAATCATCAGGCCTGAGGCAAAACTTCCTCAAAAGCATCAGAAACTTTGGGATGCTCAA TCAGCAGAGAATGTTCAGCTATGGAATGTAATTAATCGCTTGCAAGCAGAAATAGTCGACTACAAGAACCGATTAATAAGACTTGAAATAGAAGTCTCATCTTTGAAACCAAATGTGGGAGAGCCCATTGCCCAAGTTATTGGTACTTGTTCAGCTGGGCAACCATCAAAGAGAGGGAAACCAAAGAAACGATCAGCCAATGCATTACCTTCTCTTGGCGAGTCTCATCCCAGAACTAGAGCTAGAATTTCTCCACCATGTACAACTCAACCTGAGAGTAAATCAcatatttttgagaaagttaTCCTTTATAAGGTGGAAGACAAAGATAAAGCATCTCACTCGGCCACCATGGAGCcagaaaacaatgaaaatatCTCAAATATTGTAACAACTCACACAATTGACGACATGGATATCAAAATAAACAATCTAATGATGCCTGCGTTCCACAATCAAGTTCATCAGGAATTTGCTGGAGTCCAAATAGGTGGATTTGGCCTTAATTCCTCTTCAGAAATGAAAATTATTGATGGGAAAGTCCAGGACTTGAAAACTGGCAATTTGAATCTGTCTCAGCAAGCTAAGGAGATGGCCAACAAGGGTGCTTCTAAAATAAGCTCTGAAGCCTGTGGAAGACTCTCGTTAGCTACAGACTTCCATGATAGACAAGAAGGAAAGATCATTTCTGGGTGGAGTTTTGCAAATGAAGAGGATGCTTCTGAAGAGCTTGAAGATGCTGTGGTAGGATCAACTAAGGATGAAAATGAGGAAGAAATGGAAGATGATACCAGCTCAGCCGAAGAAATTGCTCAAAAACCAGATGAGGGTACATGCTAA
- the LOC142625320 gene encoding uncharacterized protein At4g02000-like: MEAEPEKDQVISVLREGFAVVTLSPKVKQCIQAPWLISLIVKVYGRNVGFSFLQSKIMALWRPSGKVDCVDLGKELFLIRFSMKEDYNAVLENDPWFIGEHLLSIRPWEPNFRPSTTSVSSIAVWVRLNELPIECYEVEVPKEIGKSIGNVLRIDTHTALESRGRYSKLCVQVDVGKPLIMTIIIGNIEQMVVYEGIQKLCFCCGRIGHRKEACPYVIRRTRQTGSMEAEGSKMAKEVPRDQHDPTHAKVYQAGPEEGQEDL, encoded by the coding sequence ATGGAAGCTGAACCAGAGAAAGATCAAGTAATATCGGTCCTTAGAGAAGGCTTTGCAGTAGTAACCCTCTCCCCTAAAGTTAAGCAGTGCATTCAAGCCCCCTGGTTAATATCTCTGATAGTAAAGGTCTACGGGAGAAATGTGGGCTTCTCTTTCCTCCAATCTAAGATTATGGCCTTGTGGAGACCATCTGGGAAGGTTGATTGTGTAGATTTAGGGAAGGAGTTATTTCTAATTAGATTCTCTATGAAGGAGGACTATAACGCTGTCCTAGAGAATGACCCGTGGTTTATTGGAGAACACCTCCTCTCCATTAGACCTTGGGAACCAAATTTCAGGCCATCTACAACAAGTGTCTCTTCGATAGCAGTTTGGGTAAGGCTGAATGAGCTACCTATTGAATGTTATGAAGTTGAAGTCCCTAAAGAAATTGGGAAATCAATTGGCAATGTTCTCAGGATTGATACGCACACAGCTTTGGAGTCGAGGGGTCGATATTCCAAGCTATGTGTTCAAGTTGATGTGGGAAAACCACTGATCATGACAATTATTATTGGCAATATAGAACAAATGGTGGTCTATGAGGGCATCCAAAAACTATGTTTCTGCTGTGGTCGGATTGGGCACAGAAAGGAAGCATGTCCGTATGTTATTCGGCGCACAAGGCAGACTGGTAGCATGGAGGCGGAGGGTTCAAAGATGGCAAAGGAAGTCCCACGTGATCAACATGACCCTACACACGCTAAGGTGTACCAGGCTGGCCCTGAGGAAGGACAAGAGGACTTGTAG